The genomic window GCGGCTGCACCACGCAGATCCTGGCGCTCGGCACCCCGCTGCTGTGGTGGACGGCCTGCTTCGCGCTCGCCTACCTGCTCTACCGCTGGTTCTTCCGGCGGGACTGGCGCTCGGGCGCGGTGCTCTGCGGGGTGGCCGCCACCTACCTGCCGTGGTTCGAGTTCCAGCAGCGCACCATCTTCTCCTTCTACATGGTGGTGCTGGTCCCGTTCCTCTGTCTGGCGGTGGCCCAGATGCTGGGCGCCATGGTGGGCCCCGCGGGAGTCACCCCGGCCCGGCGGGCGGTGGGCTCGGTCGCGGCGGGCGGCATCGTGCTGGCCGTCATGGGGTGTTTTCTCTACTTCCTGCCGCTCTACACTGCGCAGGTGATTCCGATGAGCGTGTGGCAGGACCACATGTGGTTCACCAGCTGGATCTGAGGTGACGCCGACGCTGGCGGCGTCCAGCGGCTCGGGGCAGTTGCTGCCGGTCACCCCGCTGCTCGGGGTGGCCATGGTGGTGCTGCTGGTGGCGGCCGTCGCGGTGGCCGGGCGCGGGATGCTCGGGCACGGCCACGCGGTGCTGCGGGCCGGAGTGCGGGCGGTGGTGCAGCTCGCGGCGGTCTCGCTGGTGATCACCTTCGTGGTGCACTCGCTCTGGTGGACCGCGGTCTTCGTGCTGCTGATGTTCTCCGTGGCGGTGCGCACCGCCGGGCGGCGGATCACCGACGAGCCCGGCTGGAGCTGGGCCTGGGCGGCGGCACCGATCGGCGCCGGGGTGCTGCCGGTGCTGGTCCTGCTGCTGGCCGGCCGTCTGCTGCCGCTGCAGGGACTGTCCGTCGTGCCGGTGGCCGGGATCCTGATCGGCGGCGCGCTGAGCGCCACCTCGCTGGCCGGGCGCCGGGCGCTGGACGAGCTGAACCAGCGGCACGGCGAGGTGGAGGCGGCCCTCGCCCTGGGCCTGCCGGACCGCGAGGCCCGGCTGGAGATCTGCCGCACAGCGGCCGCCACCTCGCTGGTGCCGGCGCTGGACCAGACCCGCACGGTGGGCCTGGTCACGCTGCCCGGCGCCTTCGTCGGCATGCTGCTGGGCGGCTCCTCGCCGGTGGCCGCGGGCGCGGTGCAGCTCTTCGTGCTGGTCGCGCTGCTCGCGGTGGAGGCGGTGGCGATCGTGGTGGTGCTGGAGCTGGTGGGCCGCGGACTGGTCCGGCGCCCGGTGCAGGTGCGCGGGGCCGGTCGCCCCGGGCCGCGGGCCAGCCGGTGGCGGCTGCGGCGTCCGGTACAGTAGAGGCGTTGAAGGGGAGTAGCCCTCCACCGGACCGTCGACATACTGGCCGGCTCTTCGCGGAGCGGCCCGGCGCCCGGGACACCTCGTCAGGGGTGTTGGCGAGACCTTCGGCCGCAGTGCTGTGATCGTGACCAGTGCTGCCGGGCCGAGGTCTCTTTTTTATTGGGGCCGTGCGGTCGGGCAGCCCGACCGTAGGGACATCACCCCCGATGGAACTGACCGTATTCGCCGTGACCTTCGGCATCATCTTCCTGGCCGAGCTGCCGGACAAGACGGCGCTGGCCGCGCTGATGCTCGGCACCCGCTACAGGGCGGCCTACGTCTTCGCGGGTGTCGCGGCGGCGATGGCGGTCCAGGTCGGCCTGGCGCTCGCGGCCGGCAGCCTGCTGGCGCTGCTGCCGCACCGCTGGGTGGAGGGGGTCAGCGGGCTGCTCTTCCTGGCCGGCGCCGTGATGCTGCTGCTGCACAAGGACGAGGACGAGGGGCACGAGGCGAAGGAGCCGTCCTCCACCGGCTTCTGGAAGGTGGCCGGGGCCAGCTTCCTGGTGGTGGCGGTGGCCGAGTTCGGCGACCTGACCCAGATCATGACCGCCAACCTGGCCGCGAAGTACGCCGACCCGCTCTCGGTGGGCCTGGGCGCCTGGCTGGCCCTGTGCGCGGTGGGCGGCCTGGCCATCCTGGGCGGTCAGAAGCTGCTCAAGCACGTGCCGATGAAGGTGATCATCCGGGTGGCCGCGGCGGCGATGCTGATCCTGGCCGGCGTGAGCATCGTGGGAGCGGTGACGGGTTAGTAGCAGGTGTCCCCGGCGGCCAGCGCGTCGCGGGTCTGCTGGTCGTAGACGCCGTAGTCGCGGTAGTCGCCGACGTTGTTCTGGTCCTGGAAGTACTGCACCGCCTGCACCGTCCGGTTGTCGTACGTGCCCGGGGTGAAGCGATTGCCGCACCCCGCCGCGCGCAGCTGCTGCTGGAGCGTGGTGACCGCGGGGCCCGAGTCGCCCTGGTGCAGCGTCTGGAACGAGGCGCTCGGGGAGGGACCGCTCGGTGCCGCGCTGGTCGGCGGTGCGGTGGTGACCGGGGCCTGGGTGCTCGGGGGTGCGCTGGAGGGCGCGGGCGCCGGGGCCGCGGTGGTGGCCGGGGTGGCGGGCGGGGGCGCGGGGGCCTGGGTGGTCGCGGGGGCGACCGTCCTGGTCACCGGCCGCGGCGCGGCGGAAGTCGGCCGGGCCGACGTTGCGGGCGCGCTGCTGGTGGGGGCGGTGCTGGCGGCGGCCGTGGTCGGGGCGGACTGCGGGGTCTGGCTGGGCGACGGGGCCGGGTCGGGTGCGCCGGTGGGCAGCACCGGCAGCGCCTCGTGGTTGCTCTGCGGACCGGGCGAGAGGGCGAAGGCCAGACCCACGCCGAGCGCGACCACCCCGGCGCCCGCGGCGGCGATCACGCCGCCGCGTCTACTGCCGCGGCCCCGGGCCCGGCGGTTCGCCGCCCGCCCGCCGCCGGCCGGTGCGAGGTCGCCGGCCAGCGGGAAGAGCCCGAGCTCGCGCGCCGGGGCGCTGGGCGGCGCCGGGGCGGCGTCCGGCACGGGCGGCAGGACGGCGGTGACGTGCGGCGGTGCGACCTCGTCGGTCACCGCGACCGGCGGGACGTACGGGCGCACCAGCGGCGGGCCCTCCAGGTGCGGCAGCACCGCGGTCTCGGTGACGTCCGGGTGCTGGGTGACGTCCGGATACGGGCCGTCGGGCTCCGGGCCGGGGCCGTAAGGGGCGAATCCCGGCATGGCCCGGTCCTCCTGGAGCGTCGACTGCGTGGATTGCGCCCGATTATGCAGGACCCGCATCGTGCCCAACAGGGGCGCCCGGCTTACGAATGGCGCAATCGTTCGCCGCAGAACAGGGCAAATCTGACACC from Kitasatospora sp. NBC_01250 includes these protein-coding regions:
- a CDS encoding TMEM165/GDT1 family protein: MELTVFAVTFGIIFLAELPDKTALAALMLGTRYRAAYVFAGVAAAMAVQVGLALAAGSLLALLPHRWVEGVSGLLFLAGAVMLLLHKDEDEGHEAKEPSSTGFWKVAGASFLVVAVAEFGDLTQIMTANLAAKYADPLSVGLGAWLALCAVGGLAILGGQKLLKHVPMKVIIRVAAAAMLILAGVSIVGAVTG
- a CDS encoding peptidoglycan-binding domain-containing protein, with product MPGFAPYGPGPEPDGPYPDVTQHPDVTETAVLPHLEGPPLVRPYVPPVAVTDEVAPPHVTAVLPPVPDAAPAPPSAPARELGLFPLAGDLAPAGGGRAANRRARGRGSRRGGVIAAAGAGVVALGVGLAFALSPGPQSNHEALPVLPTGAPDPAPSPSQTPQSAPTTAAASTAPTSSAPATSARPTSAAPRPVTRTVAPATTQAPAPPPATPATTAAPAPAPSSAPPSTQAPVTTAPPTSAAPSGPSPSASFQTLHQGDSGPAVTTLQQQLRAAGCGNRFTPGTYDNRTVQAVQYFQDQNNVGDYRDYGVYDQQTRDALAAGDTCY
- a CDS encoding ABC transporter permease, producing MVVLLVAAVAVAGRGMLGHGHAVLRAGVRAVVQLAAVSLVITFVVHSLWWTAVFVLLMFSVAVRTAGRRITDEPGWSWAWAAAPIGAGVLPVLVLLLAGRLLPLQGLSVVPVAGILIGGALSATSLAGRRALDELNQRHGEVEAALALGLPDREARLEICRTAAATSLVPALDQTRTVGLVTLPGAFVGMLLGGSSPVAAGAVQLFVLVALLAVEAVAIVVVLELVGRGLVRRPVQVRGAGRPGPRASRWRLRRPVQ